From a region of the Trichoderma atroviride chromosome 6, complete sequence genome:
- a CDS encoding uncharacterized protein (EggNog:ENOG41~TransMembrane:6 (i140-163o183-202i292-318o330-352i372-391o403-420i)): protein MPARNRHFFTREPFRNDDRLTLQHAEGPFRCLNPTRAHFDHSKLCAGSTSNKAATPQESGDDAEARHEPPKQVAESNVPARNIRFLWRSRDNRKGRHPLLVQQARAGEDAPFVTPRRSSHPKEVMKTIIKTFIYYPFWDISWLVAFIFTWGSVVWVINAFFVWLPVAAPSTEFDGEITDGGGITAFIGAIVFFELGSILLIFEAINANSAGCFGWAVEQLVDGEKNGRPKLQVVAAHRHCHHHHQNRRNLVGKASSATLAEARPDSSSADDKKQWQWFPSWHELRTHCLHELGFLAGCAQLFGATVFGVSGFTALPGIQNHLTPQWRLNAAYWIPQVVGGSGFIVSSSLYMLETQQKWWKPAPQLLGWHIAFWNLVGAFGFTLSGALGMAYNNSGAQYEAGLATFWGSWAFLIGSYLQLYESLNKHPVEEASSMKDFTTADG from the exons ATGCCAGCCAGGAACAGGCACTTCTTCACGCGAGAGCCATTCCGCAATGACGATCGATTGACGCTGCAGCACGCCGAAGGGCCATTTCGATGTCTCAATCCGACACGCGCCCACTTTGATCACTCGAAATTATGCGCTGGCTCGACGTCTAACAAAGCAGCGACGCCGCAAGAGAGCGGCGACGACGCGGAAGCCAGACACGAACCGCCGAAACAAGTCGCGGAATCCAACGTCCCCGCTAGGAATATCAGGTTCTTGTGGCGGTCGCGAGACAATCGAAAGGGCAGACATCCTCTCCTTGTCCAGCAAGCGCGTGCTGGAGAGGATGCGCCATTCGTGACGCCGAGGCGATCGTCGCATCCCAAGGAGGTTATGAAAACCATCATCAAGACgtttatatattatccaTTCTGGGATATTTCGTGGCTGGTGGCCTTTATCTTTACGTGGGGAAGCGTGGTCTGGGTCATAAAC GCCTTCTTCGTGTGGCTTCCCGTGGCAGCCCCCTCTACCGAGTTTGACGGCGAAATCACCGATGGCGGCGGTATAACGGCCTTTATCGGCGCGATAGTCTTTTTCGAGCTCGGTTCCATCTTGCTCATCTTCGAGGCCATAAACGCGAATAGTGCAGGCTGCTTTGGCTGGGCCGTTGAGCAATTGGTCGATGGTGAGAAGAATGGTAGGCCGAAGCTGCAAGTGGTTGCGGCCCACAGACAttgccaccatcatcaccagaaTAGGCGCAACCTTGTTGGGAAAGCCTCGTCAGCCACCTTGGCCGAAGCTCGTCCGGATTCCAGCAGTGCAGATGACAAGAAGCAATGGCAGTGGTTCCCGTCCTGGCATGAACTGCGCACGCATTGTCTTCATGAACTGGGCTTCCTTGCTGGGTGTGCACAGCTCTTTGGCGCCACTGTCTTTGGCGTCTCTGGCTTTACCGCGCTGCCGGGCATACAGAACCACCTCACGCCGCAGTGGCGGCTCAATGCTGCGTACTGGATCCCCCAGGTcgttggcggcagcggcttcATTGTCAGCAGCTCACTGTACATGTTGGAAACGCAGCAGAAATGGTGGAAGCCCGCGCCGCAACTTTTGGGGTGGCATATTGCCTTTTGGAATCTCGTGGGAGCGTTTGGATTTACGCTCAGTGGCGCGCTGGGGATGGCGTATAATAACTCGGGGGCACAGTATGAGGCCGGGTTGGCTACGTTCTG GGGTTCCTGGGCTTTCTTGATTGGTAGCTACTTGCAGCTTTATGAAAGTTTGAACAAGCATCCTGTGGAAGAAGCGTCGTCGATGAAGGATTTTACCACTGCGGATGGGTAG
- a CDS encoding uncharacterized protein (SECRETED:SignalP(1-20)~TransMembrane:9 (n4-12c20/21o44-67i87-106o112-134i141-162o211-232i252-278o326-347i383-401o407-425i)): protein MWTALTLLIFLVMSQMPLYGIVSSDNSDPLYWLRMVMASNRGTLMELGITPIISSGMVFQLLAGTHLIDVNLDLKSDRELYQTAQKLFAFILSAGTATVYVFTGLYGTPSDLGAGIVFLLILQLVVAGMIVILLDELLQKGYGLGSGISLFIATNICESIMWKAFSPTTINTGRGPEFEGAVIALFHLLMTWPNKQRALQEAFYRQNLPNIMNLLATILVFVAIIYLQGFRVEIPVKSNRQRGARGSYPVRLFYTSNMPIMLQSALSSNVFLISQMLFSRFSENLLVRLFGVWEAKDGTSQLHAVSGLVYYMSPPLNFKEALLDPIHTAVYIVYMLGACALFSKTWIEVSGSSPRDVAKQLKDQGLVMAGHRDQSMYKELKRIIPTAAAFGGACIGALSVLSDLMGALGSGTGTLLAVTIIYGYFEIAAKEGDLAGMKGMIMG from the exons ATGTGGACGGCCTTGAcgctcctcatcttcttggtCATGAGCCAGATGCCGCTGTACGGCATTGTCTCCTCCGACAACTCGGATCCCCTATACTGGCTGCGAATGGTCATGGCGAGTAATCGAGGTACTCTGATGGAGCTGGGCATCACCcccatcatctcctctggCATGGTTTTCCAGCTCCTTGCGGGCACCCACCTCATTGACGTCAACCTCGACCTCAAGTCGGATCGCGAGCTCTACCAGACTGCCCAGAAGCTCTTTGCCTTCATCCTGTCTGCCGGTACCGCTACTGTCTACGTCTTCACCGGCCTCTACGGAACCCCCTCCGACCTCGGTGCCGGCATTGTTTTCCTGCTGATCCTCCAGTTGGTTGTCGCCGGCATGATTGTTATCCTGCTCGACGAGCTCCTGCAAAAGGGCTACGGTCTTGGCAGCGGTATCTCTCTGTTCATTGCCACCAACATTTGCGAGTCCATCATGTGGAAGGCTTTCTCTCCTACCACCATCAACACTGGCCGTGGCCCCGAGTTTGAGGGTGCTGTTATCGctctcttccacctcttgATGACCTGGCCCAACAAGCAGCGTGCTCTCCAGGAGGCTTTCTACAGACAGAACCTCCCCAACATCATGAACCTGTTGGCCACCATTCTGGTCTTTGTTGCCATCATCTACCTCCAGGGCTTCCGAGTTGAGATCCCCGTCAAGTCCAACCGCCAACGTGGTGCCCGCGGCTCATACCCCGTCCGTCTGTTCTACACCTCCAACATGCCCATCATGCTGCAGTCCGCTCTCTCTTCCAACGTCTTCCTGATCAGCCAGatgctcttctctcgcttctctGAGAACCTGCTGGTCCGCCTCTTCGGTGTCTGGGAAGCCAAGGACGGTACTTCTCAACTCCACGCCGTCTCCGGTCTCGTCTACTACATGTCTCCTCCTCTCAACTTCAAGGAGGCTCTTCTCGACCCTATCCACACCGCCGTCTACATTGTCTACATGCTCGGAGCTTGTGCCCTTTTCTCCAAGACTTGGATTGAGGTCTCCGGCTCCAGCCCCCGTGATGTtgccaagcagctcaaggaccAGGGCCTTGTGATGGCTGGACACCGTGACCAGAGCATGTACAAGGAGCTCAAGCGCATCATtcctactgctgctgcctttggcggTGCCTGCATTGGTGCTCTCTCCGTTTTGAGCGACCTCATGGGCGCTCTTGGCTCTGGAACTGGTACCCTTCTCGCTGTTAC TATCATCTACGGCTACTTTGAGATTGCGGCCAAGGAGGGTGATCTTGCCGGTATGAAGGGCATGATCATGGGTTGA
- a CDS encoding uncharacterized protein (BUSCO:EOG092D1RDH) yields the protein MLGRQGFTLRRHVSMMATHTAPAEPLLVVLGSTGTGKSELAVELATRFKGEIINSDAMQLYDGLPIITNKISVEERCGIPHHLLGHIPLDHAPWDVEDYKSEAAKIIREIRSRGNLPILVGGTQYYVDPLLFKDVILDDVEIDPSSSYPILEEPTDVLLEELKKVDPIMAERWHPNDRRKIQRSLEIYLHTGRPASELYAEQEKRKAAAAQEPETNQPWEKLLFWVYSERETLVERLDSRVDKMLDAGLLDEVQELFDMKKKKTAEGQILNMTKGIWQSIGYKQFEPYMSAKEEGKDLADLAKLKSNAMEDMKAATRRYANSQTRWIRLKQIPRLKEQVPKAFESLYLVDSTDVSQFKTKVVEPAAEITAKFLSGEPQPRHTELSELAREVLTRVSEPPPKAIPCKRTCEICQTVCLTEQAWNRHIKSAGHKRVMKKKKRLALVPVDDTLDTPSDAEASSDPDVTSIFAA from the exons ATGCTTGGTCGCCAGGGTTTCACGCTGCGGCGCCATGTATCTATGATGGCCACCCATACAGCCCCAGCTGAACCGTTGCTGGTTGTCTTGGGCTCTACAGGCACGGGCAAATCAGAG CTAGCCGTAGAATTAGCAACTCGATTCAAAGGCGAAATCATCAATTCTGATGCTATGCAGCTCTATGATGGCCTGCCCATTATAACAAACAAAATCAGCGTCGAGGAGCGGTGCGGTATCCCGCATCATCTTTTGGGCCATATTCCGCTTGACCATGCTCCGTGGGATGTAGAAGACTACAAGTCAGAAGCCGCCAAAATCATTCGTGAAATCCGCAGCCGGGGAAATCTGCCCATCCTTGTTGGAGGGACTCAATATTACGTTGACCCGCTTCTCTTTAAAGACGTTATCCTTGACGATGTTGAAATCGACCCTTCCTCATCATACCCGATCCTGGAGGAGCCTACGGATGTATTGCTCGAAGAGCTAAAGAAGGTCGATCCGATAATGGCGGAGAGATGGCATCCGAATGATAGGCGCAAGATCCAGCGATCACTGGAAATTTATCTGCATACGGGCAGACCTGCATCCGAGTTGTATGCGGAACAAGAGAAGCGCAAAGCTGCGGCAGCTCAAGAACCAGAGACCAATCAACCTTGGGAGAAGTTGCTGTTCTGGGTCTACTCGGAACGTGAAACTCTTGTTGAACGATTGGACAGTCGAGTAGACAAGATGCTCGACGCTGGGCTACTGGACGAGGTTCAAGAGCTTTTCGacatgaaaaagaagaagacggccgaAGGTCAGATTCTAAACATGACAAAGGGTATATGGCAATCCATTGGCTACAAGCAGTTTGAGCCATACATGTCTGCAAAGGAAGAGGGAAAGGATCTAGCCGATCTTGCAAAACTCAAGTCCAACGCAATGGAAGATATGAAGGCGGCGACACGCCGATATGCTAACTCTCAGACTCGGTGGATCAGGCTGAAGCAGATCCCACGCCTCAAGGAGCAAGTCCCCAAGGCCTTTGAAAGCTTGTACTTGGTTGACAGTACCGATGTCTCTCAGTTCAAGACCAAAGTCGTAgaacctgctgctgagaTCACTGCAAAGTTCCTCTCTGGGGAGCCTCAACCACGTCACACCGAGCTATCAGAGTTGGCTCGCGAGGTGCTCACGCGAGTGAGTGAGCCCCCGCCAAAAGCAATTCCTTGTAAAAGGACGTGCGAGATATGCCAAACAGTCTGCTTGACAGAGCAGGCTTGGAATAGGCACATTAAGAGCGCTGGTCACAAGCGAGTtatgaaaaagaagaagaggcttgCGCTTGTACCAGTAGACGA
- a CDS encoding uncharacterized protein (BUSCO:EOG092D1QZ9~TransMembrane:10 (i33-55o75-100i120-139o145-167i174-195o244-265i285-311o359-380i416-434o440-458i)), translating into MSSLRFLDLVKPFVPFLPEVQQPETKIPFNQKLMWTALTLLIFLVMSQMPLYGIVSSDNSDPLYWLRMVMASNRGTLMELGITPIISSGMVFQLLAGTHLIDVNLDLKSDRELYQTAQKLFAFILSAGTATVYVFTGLYGTPSDLGAGIVFLLILQLVVAGMIVILLDELLQKGYGLGSGISLFIATNICESIMWKAFSPTTINTGRGPEFEGAVIALFHLLMTWPNKQRALQEAFYRQNLPNIMNLLATILVFVAIIYLQGFRVEIPVKSNRQRGARGSYPVRLFYTSNMPIMLQSALSSNVFLISQMLFSRFSENLLVRLFGVWEAKDGTSQLHAVSGLVYYMSPPLNFKEALLDPIHTAVYIVYMLGACALFSKTWIEVSGSSPRDVAKQLKDQGLVMAGHRDQSMYKELKRIIPTAAAFGGACIGALSVLSDLMGALGSGTGTLLAVTIIYGYFEIAAKEGDLAGMKGMIMG; encoded by the exons ATGAGTTCTC TACGTTTTCTCGACCTGGTCAAGCCGTTCGTGCCGTTCCTCCCCGAGGTTCAGCAGCCGGAAACCAAGATTCCCTTCAACCAGAAGTTGATGTGGACGGCCTTGAcgctcctcatcttcttggtCATGAGCCAGATGCCGCTGTACGGCATTGTCTCCTCCGACAACTCGGATCCCCTATACTGGCTGCGAATGGTCATGGCGAGTAATCGAGGTACTCTGATGGAGCTGGGCATCACCcccatcatctcctctggCATGGTTTTCCAGCTCCTTGCGGGCACCCACCTCATTGACGTCAACCTCGACCTCAAGTCGGATCGCGAGCTCTACCAGACTGCCCAGAAGCTCTTTGCCTTCATCCTGTCTGCCGGTACCGCTACTGTCTACGTCTTCACCGGCCTCTACGGAACCCCCTCCGACCTCGGTGCCGGCATTGTTTTCCTGCTGATCCTCCAGTTGGTTGTCGCCGGCATGATTGTTATCCTGCTCGACGAGCTCCTGCAAAAGGGCTACGGTCTTGGCAGCGGTATCTCTCTGTTCATTGCCACCAACATTTGCGAGTCCATCATGTGGAAGGCTTTCTCTCCTACCACCATCAACACTGGCCGTGGCCCCGAGTTTGAGGGTGCTGTTATCGctctcttccacctcttgATGACCTGGCCCAACAAGCAGCGTGCTCTCCAGGAGGCTTTCTACAGACAGAACCTCCCCAACATCATGAACCTGTTGGCCACCATTCTGGTCTTTGTTGCCATCATCTACCTCCAGGGCTTCCGAGTTGAGATCCCCGTCAAGTCCAACCGCCAACGTGGTGCCCGCGGCTCATACCCCGTCCGTCTGTTCTACACCTCCAACATGCCCATCATGCTGCAGTCCGCTCTCTCTTCCAACGTCTTCCTGATCAGCCAGatgctcttctctcgcttctctGAGAACCTGCTGGTCCGCCTCTTCGGTGTCTGGGAAGCCAAGGACGGTACTTCTCAACTCCACGCCGTCTCCGGTCTCGTCTACTACATGTCTCCTCCTCTCAACTTCAAGGAGGCTCTTCTCGACCCTATCCACACCGCCGTCTACATTGTCTACATGCTCGGAGCTTGTGCCCTTTTCTCCAAGACTTGGATTGAGGTCTCCGGCTCCAGCCCCCGTGATGTtgccaagcagctcaaggaccAGGGCCTTGTGATGGCTGGACACCGTGACCAGAGCATGTACAAGGAGCTCAAGCGCATCATtcctactgctgctgcctttggcggTGCCTGCATTGGTGCTCTCTCCGTTTTGAGCGACCTCATGGGCGCTCTTGGCTCTGGAACTGGTACCCTTCTCGCTGTTAC TATCATCTACGGCTACTTTGAGATTGCGGCCAAGGAGGGTGATCTTGCCGGTATGAAGGGCATGATCATGGGTTGA